The Streptomyces sp. Alt3 genome has a segment encoding these proteins:
- a CDS encoding VOC family protein, protein MSSHVPPHPAIRYLGVTLDCPDPAGLAHFYSEALGLPITISTDGFVFLSREGSPGLGFYRLDDYQAPTWPHSSVQKQAHLELGVDDLDAAQARLVALGAVVADPQPLPERRRILLDPAGHPFCITL, encoded by the coding sequence ATGTCTTCCCACGTCCCGCCCCACCCCGCGATCCGCTACCTGGGCGTCACCCTGGACTGCCCCGATCCCGCCGGACTCGCGCACTTCTACAGCGAGGCACTCGGCCTGCCCATCACCATCTCCACCGACGGTTTCGTATTCCTGAGCCGCGAGGGTTCACCCGGGCTGGGCTTCTACCGTCTGGACGACTACCAGGCCCCCACCTGGCCGCACTCCTCCGTGCAGAAGCAGGCTCATCTCGAACTGGGCGTGGACGACCTGGACGCGGCCCAGGCCCGGCTCGTCGCCCTGGGGGCCGTCGTGGCCGACCCGCAACCGCTGCCCGAACGGCGCCGCATCCTGCTGGACCCGGCCGGACACCCGTTCTGCATCACCCTCTGA
- a CDS encoding TetR/AcrR family transcriptional regulator: MVSEQPSAVEADPRFTRSRRAIADTLADLMERTQTCPSVSALAEAAGIHRATFYNHFDSVEEAAVYVIAEDFRALHDLNIRDRQMGADPTAVAVATLNAMLGSLRQRKSLFLLASTWRSPSGLMGIGDLLLEQLHALRRDLGVNEQEAGANNSVEDVYTASGVHGVFSAAVGGNTDCDPDEIANRLYELLPQWIRRPPEPSTH; the protein is encoded by the coding sequence ATGGTGAGTGAGCAGCCTTCGGCAGTCGAAGCGGATCCGCGCTTCACCCGCTCGCGACGGGCGATCGCGGACACGCTGGCCGATCTCATGGAGCGGACGCAGACGTGTCCTTCGGTCTCCGCGCTGGCGGAAGCCGCCGGCATTCACCGCGCCACCTTCTACAACCACTTCGACTCGGTCGAAGAGGCCGCGGTGTACGTGATCGCAGAGGACTTCCGGGCCCTTCACGACCTGAACATCCGCGACCGGCAGATGGGGGCGGACCCGACCGCTGTCGCAGTGGCCACGCTGAACGCCATGCTCGGCTCTCTTCGACAGCGCAAGAGCCTCTTCCTGCTGGCTTCGACCTGGCGATCGCCGAGCGGACTGATGGGGATCGGCGACCTCCTCCTGGAGCAACTGCACGCTCTTCGGCGCGACCTCGGCGTGAACGAACAGGAGGCGGGCGCGAACAACTCGGTCGAGGACGTCTACACGGCCTCCGGCGTGCACGGAGTCTTCTCAGCCGCAGTCGGAGGCAACACCGACTGCGACCCGGATGAGATCGCGAACCGGCTCTACGAACTCCTGCCCCAGTGGATTCGCCGGCCACCGGAGCCGTCGACGCACTGA
- a CDS encoding nuclear transport factor 2 family protein, whose translation MSETGSSTYLTATADKLAVVETLYRYAAGLDLRDKDLLASAFADDAVADFGPATRKAGQEYPPINGRETIAQALLGSLSHLDTTHSVSNPRVSLDGDTAHLEGIVACQHLPREDHSRHVLMTNRYDVDLARQGDVWVIRHVTVDNAWTQGDPTVLAGI comes from the coding sequence ATGTCGGAAACCGGCAGCAGCACCTATCTCACGGCCACGGCAGACAAGCTCGCCGTGGTGGAAACCCTCTACCGCTACGCCGCAGGCCTCGACCTGCGGGACAAGGACCTTCTCGCCTCGGCGTTCGCGGACGACGCCGTAGCCGACTTCGGCCCGGCCACGAGGAAGGCAGGCCAGGAGTACCCGCCGATCAACGGCAGGGAGACCATCGCGCAGGCCCTGCTGGGTTCACTCAGCCACCTGGACACCACGCACTCCGTGAGCAATCCGCGGGTGAGTCTCGACGGAGACACGGCACACCTGGAAGGGATCGTGGCGTGCCAGCATCTGCCCCGCGAGGACCACTCGCGTCACGTCCTGATGACCAACCGCTACGACGTCGACCTGGCCCGCCAGGGCGACGTGTGGGTCATCCGGCACGTCACCGTCGACAACGCCTGGACCCAGGGCGACCCCACCGTCCTCGCCGGCATCTGA
- a CDS encoding nuclear transport factor 2 family protein, translating to MSATATPDRRQDHGEILALLTAYVFGLDRRDFTRVASVFTEDAVVQNVFDAYLPEGERFSGVTTGGRAVAEGARKLFGSLDATQHLLGAQSIELTETGAHASTQIVAHHHRGSGHYHTGGTYEDDLVRTPDGWRISRRTLHIHWTTGSPDVVLAP from the coding sequence ATGAGTGCCACCGCCACCCCCGACCGACGCCAGGATCACGGCGAGATCCTCGCACTGCTGACGGCCTACGTCTTCGGACTGGACCGTCGCGACTTCACCCGCGTCGCCTCCGTCTTCACCGAGGACGCCGTCGTGCAGAACGTCTTCGACGCCTACCTGCCGGAAGGCGAGAGGTTCAGCGGCGTGACAACCGGCGGTAGGGCTGTCGCCGAAGGGGCCCGCAAACTGTTCGGCAGCCTCGACGCGACGCAGCACCTGCTGGGCGCCCAGAGCATCGAGCTCACAGAGACGGGAGCACACGCGTCCACCCAGATCGTGGCCCATCACCACAGGGGCAGCGGCCACTACCACACGGGTGGCACCTACGAGGACGATCTCGTGCGCACGCCCGACGGCTGGCGCATCTCACGCCGGACGCTGCACATCCACTGGACGACCGGCAGCCCCGACGTCGTCCTCGCCCCGTGA